One window of Phoenix dactylifera cultivar Barhee BC4 chromosome 5, palm_55x_up_171113_PBpolish2nd_filt_p, whole genome shotgun sequence genomic DNA carries:
- the LOC103703625 gene encoding alpha carbonic anhydrase 7-like isoform X2 yields MRNPGTPFNFLLCALLSLLILQSSFSASHIVGAEKYFDYDEDSEFGPQHWGDLDPDWATCKDGKSQSPINITHKNIEVNLSLGSLMTSYHSTFAIMQNRGYDIMINWTEGATPGAGSLLIDGKDYVLQQCHWHSPSEHKFFDEGYPLELHMVHISSDGSIAVIGILYQHGSPDPFLSELWKYLECLIRKQKDEVVVGYLSPPPIENRAPYYRYSGSLTTPPCTENVTWILLREVRTVSEGQVYQLREAVHGDNARPIQPINGRKVYLYKPWIHEDHASS; encoded by the exons atgaggaatcCGGGGACACCTTTCAATTTCTTACTATGTGCTCTCCTTTCCCTACTCATCCTCCAATCGAGTTTCTCGGCATCTCACATAGTTG GAGCCGAGAAGTATTTTGACTATGATGAAGATAGTGAATTTGGGCCTCAACACTGGGGAGATCTGGATCCGGATTGGGCAACTTGTAAAGATGGAAAAAGCCAATCACCAATAAATATAACTCATAAGAATATTGAAGTGAATTTGAGTCTGGGAAGCTTGATGACAAGTTACCACAGCACTTTTGCAATTATGCAAAATAGGGGCTATGACATAATg ATTAACTGGACAGAAGGCGCAACACCTGGTGCAGGATCTCTTTTGATTGATGGCAAGGACTATGTTCTTCAACAATGTCATTGGCACTCACCCTCTGAGCATAAATTTTTTGATGAGGG GTATCCTCTGGAGTTGCATATGGTTCACATAAGTTCAGATGGAAGCATAGCTGTGATTGGCATCTTGTACCAACATGGCTCCCCTGATCCCTTCCTTTCAGAG CTGTGGAAGTACTTGGAGTGTCTAATAAGGAAGCAGAAAGATGAGGTTGTTGTGGGATATTTATCTCCGCCACCAATAGAGAATCGAGCTCCTTATTATAGATACTCTGGCTCTCTAACCACTCCACCCTGCACTGAAAATGTTACTTGGATCCTACTACGAGAG GTGAGGACTGTATCAGAAGGACAAGTATACCAGCTAAGGGAAGCTGTACATGGT GACAATGCAAGACCAATTCAACCAATCAACGGACGCAAAGTGTACTTGTACAAACCATGGATACACGAAGATCATGCGAGTTCCTAA
- the LOC103703625 gene encoding alpha carbonic anhydrase 7-like isoform X1, with product MRNPGTPFNFLLCALLSLLILQSSFSASHIVGAEKYFDYDEDSEFGPQHWGDLDPDWATCKDGKSQSPINITHKNIEVNLSLGSLMTSYHSTFAIMQNRGYDIMINWTEGATPGAGSLLIDGKDYVLQQCHWHSPSEHKFFDEGYPLELHMVHISSDGSIAVIGILYQHGSPDPFLSELWKYLECLIRKQKDEVVVGYLSPPPIENRAPYYRYSGSLTTPPCTENVTWILLREVRTVSEGQVYQLREAVHGKDNARPIQPINGRKVYLYKPWIHEDHASS from the exons atgaggaatcCGGGGACACCTTTCAATTTCTTACTATGTGCTCTCCTTTCCCTACTCATCCTCCAATCGAGTTTCTCGGCATCTCACATAGTTG GAGCCGAGAAGTATTTTGACTATGATGAAGATAGTGAATTTGGGCCTCAACACTGGGGAGATCTGGATCCGGATTGGGCAACTTGTAAAGATGGAAAAAGCCAATCACCAATAAATATAACTCATAAGAATATTGAAGTGAATTTGAGTCTGGGAAGCTTGATGACAAGTTACCACAGCACTTTTGCAATTATGCAAAATAGGGGCTATGACATAATg ATTAACTGGACAGAAGGCGCAACACCTGGTGCAGGATCTCTTTTGATTGATGGCAAGGACTATGTTCTTCAACAATGTCATTGGCACTCACCCTCTGAGCATAAATTTTTTGATGAGGG GTATCCTCTGGAGTTGCATATGGTTCACATAAGTTCAGATGGAAGCATAGCTGTGATTGGCATCTTGTACCAACATGGCTCCCCTGATCCCTTCCTTTCAGAG CTGTGGAAGTACTTGGAGTGTCTAATAAGGAAGCAGAAAGATGAGGTTGTTGTGGGATATTTATCTCCGCCACCAATAGAGAATCGAGCTCCTTATTATAGATACTCTGGCTCTCTAACCACTCCACCCTGCACTGAAAATGTTACTTGGATCCTACTACGAGAG GTGAGGACTGTATCAGAAGGACAAGTATACCAGCTAAGGGAAGCTGTACATGGT AAGGACAATGCAAGACCAATTCAACCAATCAACGGACGCAAAGTGTACTTGTACAAACCATGGATACACGAAGATCATGCGAGTTCCTAA
- the LOC103703633 gene encoding uncharacterized protein LOC103703633 isoform X1 — translation MAPVSSSSGTDVEKSDAVGLALCPRNLFIPWAKDARCWTWDRIPLESQDYRQIDVPELLKVAWLDVRGNFNMSQLTAMTWYEVVMEVKLKEPCQGWALPVTLEICKADGTSTSSQVTLDSMPRNQWHNLVVGNFEATGPREVQFSLKETTWGNWKKGLLIKRVLVRPAVSPNPGYGVKGLVIYPEDMWISWGRDARYWKWNCLLFDSQDYGEIEVPKLLGVSWLEIRGSFEISKLKAGAAYEVVIVAMLKEPCSGWESPLTLHLLRPDSTSASREVTLKGMASNRWLDLVVGDFLAAGSGLVEFSMTETKVGNWKKGLIIKHALIRPVHD, via the exons ATGGCACCTGTG TCCTCGAGTTCTGGCACCGATGTTGAGAAGTCCGATGCCGTGGGTTTAGCGTTATGCCCAAGGAACCTGTTCATCCCTTGGGCCAAAGACGCGAGATGCTGGACATGGGACCGAATCCCACTCGAGAG CCAAGATTACCGTCAGATCGACGTGCCAGAACTCTTGAAGGTAGCCTGGCTCGACGTCCGTGGGAATTTCAACATGTCACAGCTCACAGCGATGACATGGTATGAGGTCGTGATGGAAGTGAAGCTGAAAGAGCCATGCCAAGGATGGGCGTTACCAGTGACCCTCGAAATCTGCAAGGCGGATGGTACCTCAACCTCCAGTCAAGTGACGCTCGACTCCATGCCGCGGAACCAATGGCACAACCTTGTCGTTGGCAACTTCGAGGCCACAGGACCCAGGGAGGTCCAATTCTCACTGAAGGAGACGACATGGGGAAactggaagaaggggcttctcatCAAAAGAGTCTTGGTCAGGCCTGCGGTGAGTCCA AACCCCGGGTATGGTGTCAAGGGTTTGGTTATATACCCGGAGGACATGTGGATCTCTTGGGGACGAGATGCAAGATACTGGAAGTGGAACTGCCTCTTGTTCGACAG CCAAGATTACGGTGAGATTGAGGTGCCAAAGCTGTTGGGAGTATCCTGGCTCGAGATCCGTGGGAGCTTCGAAATTTCGAAGCTCAAAGCAGGCGCAGCGTATGAGGTCGTCATCGTTGCAATGTTGAAGGAGCCATGTTCAGGTTGGGAGTCTCCGCTGACCCTTCATCTGCTGAGGCCGGATAGTACCTCGGCCTCGCGTGAAGTGACCCTCAAGGGCATGGCGTCGAACAGATGGCTGGACCTCGTTGTTGGTGACTTCTTAGCAGCAGGAAGTGGCCTGGTAGAATTCTCCATGACGGAGACCAAGGTGGGGAACTGGAAGAAGGGGCTTATCATCAAACACGCCCTCATCCGACCGGTGCACGACTAG
- the LOC103703633 gene encoding F-box protein At2g02240-like isoform X2 translates to MAPVSSSSGTDVEKSDAVGLALCPRNLFIPWAKDARCWTWDRIPLESQDYRQIDVPELLKVAWLDVRGNFNMSQLTAMTWYEVVMEVKLKEPCQGWALPVTLEICKADGTSTSSQVTLDSMPRNQWHNLVVGNFEATGPREVQFSLKETTWGNWKKGLLIKRVLVRPANPGYGVKGLVIYPEDMWISWGRDARYWKWNCLLFDSQDYGEIEVPKLLGVSWLEIRGSFEISKLKAGAAYEVVIVAMLKEPCSGWESPLTLHLLRPDSTSASREVTLKGMASNRWLDLVVGDFLAAGSGLVEFSMTETKVGNWKKGLIIKHALIRPVHD, encoded by the exons ATGGCACCTGTG TCCTCGAGTTCTGGCACCGATGTTGAGAAGTCCGATGCCGTGGGTTTAGCGTTATGCCCAAGGAACCTGTTCATCCCTTGGGCCAAAGACGCGAGATGCTGGACATGGGACCGAATCCCACTCGAGAG CCAAGATTACCGTCAGATCGACGTGCCAGAACTCTTGAAGGTAGCCTGGCTCGACGTCCGTGGGAATTTCAACATGTCACAGCTCACAGCGATGACATGGTATGAGGTCGTGATGGAAGTGAAGCTGAAAGAGCCATGCCAAGGATGGGCGTTACCAGTGACCCTCGAAATCTGCAAGGCGGATGGTACCTCAACCTCCAGTCAAGTGACGCTCGACTCCATGCCGCGGAACCAATGGCACAACCTTGTCGTTGGCAACTTCGAGGCCACAGGACCCAGGGAGGTCCAATTCTCACTGAAGGAGACGACATGGGGAAactggaagaaggggcttctcatCAAAAGAGTCTTGGTCAGGCCTGCG AACCCCGGGTATGGTGTCAAGGGTTTGGTTATATACCCGGAGGACATGTGGATCTCTTGGGGACGAGATGCAAGATACTGGAAGTGGAACTGCCTCTTGTTCGACAG CCAAGATTACGGTGAGATTGAGGTGCCAAAGCTGTTGGGAGTATCCTGGCTCGAGATCCGTGGGAGCTTCGAAATTTCGAAGCTCAAAGCAGGCGCAGCGTATGAGGTCGTCATCGTTGCAATGTTGAAGGAGCCATGTTCAGGTTGGGAGTCTCCGCTGACCCTTCATCTGCTGAGGCCGGATAGTACCTCGGCCTCGCGTGAAGTGACCCTCAAGGGCATGGCGTCGAACAGATGGCTGGACCTCGTTGTTGGTGACTTCTTAGCAGCAGGAAGTGGCCTGGTAGAATTCTCCATGACGGAGACCAAGGTGGGGAACTGGAAGAAGGGGCTTATCATCAAACACGCCCTCATCCGACCGGTGCACGACTAG
- the LOC120110862 gene encoding uncharacterized protein LOC120110862 isoform X2, translating to MAAEAGGIALLSMYNDEEEDDDKQEPEAHAGAGGRADADGGSKNNGISPPSYPAIESCSPSLGARSPLFPDEGADYKTLKSPVARSPTPPPFRLFQQSSPFPLTSPSPPPPVAPPTSFSDPVDVQRMRRGSLVIVDYAHDENALSPEPEEGEILSSGRVVMGAELQVSNGLP from the exons ATGGCGGCGGAGGCCGGAGGCATCGCTCTTCTCTCCATGTACAACgatgaggaggaggacgacGACAAACAGGAGCCCGAGGCCCACGCTGGAGCCGGGGGCCGTGCCGACGCCGACGGCGGATCGAAGAACAACGGTATCTCCCCGCCCTCGTATCCTGCCATTGAGAGCTGTTCTCCCTCCCTAGGTGctcgatctcctctctttcccgaCGAAGGCGCAGATTACAAAACCCTAAAGAGCCCTGTCGCCCGGAGCCCTACGCCGCCGCCGTTCCGTCTGTTTCAGCAGTCTTCGCCCTTTCCCTTGACTTCTCCTTCTCCACCTCCGCCGGTGGCGCCACCGACTTCTTTTTCCGATCCTGTGGATGTGCAGAGGATGAGGAGAGGGTCGCTGGTCATAGTGGATTACGCCCACGATGAGAACGCCTTGTCTCCCGAACCTGAG GAGGGAGAGATACTGAGCAGTGGCCGTGTTGTGATGGGTGCAGAGCTTCAGGTTTCCAATG GTTTACCCTGA
- the LOC120110862 gene encoding uncharacterized protein LOC120110862 isoform X1: MAAEAGGIALLSMYNDEEEDDDKQEPEAHAGAGGRADADGGSKNNGISPPSYPAIESCSPSLGARSPLFPDEGADYKTLKSPVARSPTPPPFRLFQQSSPFPLTSPSPPPPVAPPTSFSDPVDVQRMRRGSLVIVDYAHDENALSPEPEEGEILSSGRVVMGAELQVSNGEPLLYLFHS, translated from the exons ATGGCGGCGGAGGCCGGAGGCATCGCTCTTCTCTCCATGTACAACgatgaggaggaggacgacGACAAACAGGAGCCCGAGGCCCACGCTGGAGCCGGGGGCCGTGCCGACGCCGACGGCGGATCGAAGAACAACGGTATCTCCCCGCCCTCGTATCCTGCCATTGAGAGCTGTTCTCCCTCCCTAGGTGctcgatctcctctctttcccgaCGAAGGCGCAGATTACAAAACCCTAAAGAGCCCTGTCGCCCGGAGCCCTACGCCGCCGCCGTTCCGTCTGTTTCAGCAGTCTTCGCCCTTTCCCTTGACTTCTCCTTCTCCACCTCCGCCGGTGGCGCCACCGACTTCTTTTTCCGATCCTGTGGATGTGCAGAGGATGAGGAGAGGGTCGCTGGTCATAGTGGATTACGCCCACGATGAGAACGCCTTGTCTCCCGAACCTGAG GAGGGAGAGATACTGAGCAGTGGCCGTGTTGTGATGGGTGCAGAGCTTCAGGTTTCCAATGGTGAACCCTTGCTTTATCTTTTCCACTCTTAA